The Parvivirga hydrogeniphila nucleotide sequence CCCGCCACCGCGCAGTTCCTGACCAAGGACCCCGCCAAGGCAGACGGCGAGGAAAGCCCGTACCAGTACTGCGCAGGCGACCCGGCAGGCAAGGTCGACCCGAGCGGGGAGTGGGCGAATCCATGGAGTTGGAGCAATGAGAAGAGCACCCGACTGACATTGGTGTGTGGCGATGTCGTGAAGGTCGGTTTCGGCATTGCTCAGTTTGCCTGGGCCGCGATGCACGGCGGTTCCCCTCCCGATGACTGGGGTGAAGACTACCTGTACAAGCTCCGTGTCACCGTTCGCGTGGGGTTCGCAAGCGATGTTGGGTACACGCAGGTCTCGGTGGCTTGGAAGTCGCTGGCGAAGCTGCGCCTGTCCTGCGCAGACATCCGTCCGAGATTGAGAATCACTGCGGAAACGTACCGGGGTCGGTTTCGGGGACTCAGGGGCGCCAAAGTAAGAACAGTCCGCGACGTGTTCAACCGGAGAGCGGTCGGGCGCAGCACATGCCTCAAGGTGCCTGGCGGTGATGAGGTGTCCTTCGTGCATGTCAAGTTGGAGTTGCTTGTGTTCGGCGGAAGGAGATGGCCTTCGGAGCGTGACTGGAACTCGCTACACTTCTACCGTGCGCGACGCTTGCAACGTGCCGGCAACCTCGTGATGTGAGGAGCGACAGATGGATGGCGAGCAATTCGATGTCGAACGGTTCTGGGGCGGGTTCAGCTGGGGCGCCTTGTTGGCATGCCCGCTGTGGTACCTCGTGAATCGTTTGTGGCTGCGCGCTCTCGGCTTCTTGGCGCTATTCCTCGGTCTCGGACTCCTCGCTGGCAGCCTGGCCGGCGTCGTCGATGGGAAGGTCGTGGGACGCTTCGTCGGAACCATATATCTTGTGGCAGCCACGTGGGCCGCCAGCACCGCTCGTATGGTCGTCCACCGGCG carries:
- a CDS encoding DUF2628 domain-containing protein — encoded protein: MDGEQFDVERFWGGFSWGALLACPLWYLVNRLWLRALGFLALFLGLGLLAGSLAGVVDGKVVGRFVGTIYLVAATWAASTARMVVHRRRPDLDVSRMRAWERVWTAAGVLVLAIKLLPAFR